In Xiphias gladius isolate SHS-SW01 ecotype Sanya breed wild chromosome 16, ASM1685928v1, whole genome shotgun sequence, a genomic segment contains:
- the htr1fa gene encoding 5-hydroxytryptamine receptor 1F, with protein sequence MDFPNCTEGVFATSSGGYDSLETTKIPPSKILLTLTLSVLAILTTFFNCLVITAIAVTRKLHHPANYLICSLAVTDLLVAVLVMPFSIIYIQKESWVMGQVVCSIWLSVDITCCTCSILHLATIAIDRYRAITDAVEYSRKRTGARAGAMVAVVWLLSILISLPPLLWRHYSGDADQEDQCIIIHHHMAFTLYSTLGAFYIPLMLILILYYKIYRAAQTLYMRREASRASRHSCMTNGSMIPSSYPAGDGDVDGGPRSPEPISPPEKSFSEGSTEEPPRERVRVSVKAFHCKSRRHESRSESRRSQFYQGPRISGSRERRAASTLGLIIGAFVICWLPFFVKEVIVNTCSSCSTSMEMADFLTWLGYLNSLINPLIYTIFNEDFKKAFQRLVRCSHYL encoded by the coding sequence ATGGATTTCCCCAATTGCACTGAAGGGGTGTTTGCAACAAGCAGCGGTGGTTATGACTCACTGGAGACCACTAAAATTCCTCCCAGTAAGATCCTGCTTACGCTGACTCTGTCTGTACTTGCTATCCTGACTACGTTCTTCAACTGCCTGGTGATCACAGCCATCGCAGTGACCCGCAAGTTGCACCACCCAGCCAACTACCTCATCTGTTCATTAGCAGTGACTGACCTGCTGGTAGCTGTGCTGGTCATGCCCTTCAGTATCATCTACATCCAGAAAGAGAGCTGGGTCATGGGCCAGGTGGTGTGTTCCATCTGGTTAAGTGTGGATATCACCTGTTGCACATGCTCCATCCTGCACCTTGCTACAATTGCCATCGACCGGTACAGGGCCATCACTGATGCAGTGGAGTACTCTCGCAAACGCACAGGGGCCAGGGCTGGTGCAATGGTGGCGGTGGTGTGGCTTTTGTCCATCCTTATCTCACTTCCTCCCTTACTGTGGCGGCACTACAGCGGGGATGCAGACCAGGAAGACCAGTGCATCATCATCCACCATCACATGGCCTTCACCCTGTACTCCACCCTCGGAGCATTTTACATCCCCCTGAtgctcatcctcatcctctacTACAAAATCTATCGGGCAGCTCAGACCCTCTATATGCGCAGGGAGGCCAGCCGAGCCAGCCGTCATTCATGCATGACCAATGGGAGCATGATCCCCTCATCGTACCCTGCTGGAGATGGTGATGTGGATGGGGGGCCTCGAAGTCCAGAGCCCATAAGCCCACCAGAAAAGTCCTTCTCTGAAGGCTCAACCGAGGAACCTCCACGTGAACGTGTACGAGTCTCAGTGAAGGCTTTCCACTGCAAGTCGCGCCGGCATGAGTCACGTAGTGAGTCACGTCGGAGCCAGTTTTACCAAGGACCGCGGATATCTGGCTCACGGGAGCGCAGAGCAGCATCCACGTTGGGGTTGATAATAGGGGCCTTTGTCATCTGTTGGTTGCCATTTTTTGTAAAGGAGGTGATTGTCAACACTTGCAGTTCTTGCAGTACTTCAATGGAGATGGCTGACTTCCTGACATGGTTGGGCTACCTTAACTCACTGATCAACCCCCTCATCTACACCATCTTTAATGAAGACTTCAAAAAAGCTTTCCAAAGACTCGTTAGGTGCAGTCATTATCTCTGA